Proteins encoded by one window of Candidatus Zixiibacteriota bacterium:
- a CDS encoding S9 family peptidase, with protein sequence MKKSTRKAPKKRIIGAEDLYNLRIPTSVSFSPDETRIAYTVERMDKEKKKYFSNIFVYDLKKKTTQQFTFGDHNDGGAVWSPDSSRIAFVSTRDKKTGIYIMPVAGGAEKKVIELDGSITNLNWSPNATRLIFCLRYNDSHFIEDEDEKKKPPVYRHITRLWYRLDGSGFLPKDRFQVYSLEVASGKLTKLTKGNRDNTQVTVSADGRWIAYVSNRSADPDVELLREDLFIMPANGGKERKVGTPAGPVSAPKFSPDGKSIAYMGHGNPDDDWGSTNVHIWKVGVGGTPKARDLMPKFDRMVYDQSICDTSDAHDAGQLIWSKDNKRIYFLSSDTGSTNLFYIPAAGGKPTRVFAGKCHIKGFSLNGATRAVAIIQADLNNPGEIIILPAVYGGEKRVRKVTELNKFLRNEVTICKTREVRFSAFDKTEVQGWIVLPPNFKATKKYPSILQIHGGPRVQYAHTFFHEMQYLAAQGYVVFYTNPRGGAGKGETWARAISGGWGELDYMDCMAAADHLEKQRFINSKRMGVTGGSYGGYMTNWIISHTDRFRAAVTQRSVVDLTSFFGTSDIGWSLKREFDGFPWKNPENYKKCSPITYYQNIKTPVLIIHSENDLRCSIEQGEQMFAMLKSMKKTVEMVRFPEEPHGLSRHGRPDRRIARLEWINKWFKRYLK encoded by the coding sequence ATGAAAAAATCGACCCGTAAAGCCCCCAAAAAGCGAATTATCGGAGCGGAAGACCTCTACAATCTCCGAATTCCGACCTCGGTTTCATTCTCTCCCGATGAAACGAGAATCGCCTACACTGTCGAGCGCATGGACAAGGAAAAGAAGAAGTACTTTTCCAACATTTTCGTCTACGACTTAAAAAAGAAGACCACGCAGCAATTCACTTTCGGCGACCACAATGATGGCGGCGCGGTCTGGTCACCCGACAGCAGTCGGATTGCCTTTGTCTCGACCAGGGACAAGAAAACCGGCATTTACATTATGCCTGTTGCCGGCGGGGCGGAAAAAAAGGTGATAGAGCTCGATGGTTCCATAACCAACCTGAATTGGTCCCCCAACGCCACGAGACTGATATTCTGCCTTCGCTATAATGATTCGCACTTCATCGAAGATGAGGATGAAAAAAAGAAACCGCCGGTTTACCGACACATTACGAGGTTGTGGTATCGCCTCGATGGGTCAGGATTCCTGCCGAAAGACAGGTTCCAGGTTTACTCCCTGGAAGTCGCCTCAGGAAAGCTCACCAAGTTGACAAAAGGTAACCGCGACAACACGCAGGTGACAGTGTCTGCGGATGGACGCTGGATCGCGTATGTGTCCAACAGGTCCGCGGACCCCGATGTAGAGTTGCTGCGCGAGGATCTGTTCATAATGCCTGCCAACGGCGGCAAGGAGAGAAAGGTCGGTACCCCCGCCGGGCCGGTCAGTGCTCCCAAATTTTCACCGGACGGCAAGTCTATAGCCTACATGGGACATGGCAACCCCGACGATGATTGGGGCAGCACGAACGTCCATATATGGAAGGTGGGAGTTGGCGGAACCCCGAAAGCGCGCGACCTGATGCCGAAATTCGATCGTATGGTGTACGACCAGTCTATCTGCGACACTAGCGACGCGCACGATGCCGGACAACTGATCTGGTCGAAGGATAATAAGCGGATTTATTTCCTGTCATCGGACACCGGATCAACCAACCTGTTTTATATCCCAGCCGCGGGCGGTAAACCGACTCGCGTTTTCGCCGGCAAATGCCACATCAAAGGCTTCTCCCTCAATGGCGCCACGCGGGCCGTGGCTATAATACAGGCCGACTTGAACAATCCCGGCGAAATAATTATTCTCCCGGCCGTTTATGGTGGGGAGAAGCGCGTCCGCAAAGTGACCGAACTCAACAAGTTTCTGCGCAACGAGGTCACTATTTGCAAGACCCGCGAGGTTCGCTTCAGCGCCTTCGATAAAACCGAGGTCCAGGGATGGATAGTCCTGCCGCCGAATTTCAAGGCTACCAAGAAATATCCATCAATTTTGCAGATTCACGGAGGGCCGAGAGTTCAGTATGCCCACACGTTCTTCCATGAAATGCAATACCTGGCGGCTCAGGGGTATGTTGTATTCTACACTAATCCTCGCGGCGGAGCCGGCAAGGGCGAAACATGGGCCCGGGCCATTTCCGGAGGATGGGGTGAACTCGACTACATGGACTGCATGGCAGCCGCCGATCATCTCGAAAAACAACGTTTCATCAATTCAAAGAGAATGGGCGTCACGGGAGGTTCTTACGGCGGCTACATGACCAACTGGATCATCAGCCACACCGATCGGTTCCGGGCTGCCGTAACTCAGCGCTCGGTAGTGGACCTGACATCGTTTTTCGGAACATCCGATATAGGCTGGTCGCTCAAGCGCGAATTCGACGGCTTCCCGTGGAAAAACCCGGAGAACTACAAGAAATGCTCGCCGATCACATACTATCAGAACATCAAAACACCGGTCTTGATTATCCACAGTGAAAACGACCTGCGTTGTTCCATCGAGCAGGGCGAGCAGATGTTCGCCATGTTGAAGTCGATGAAAAAGACGGTTGAAATGGTACGCTTCCCCGAGGAACCGCACGGTCTGTCGCGTCACGGTCGTCCGGATCGACGTATCGCTCGCCTGGAGTGGATAAATAAGTGGTTTAAGAGATACCTGAAGTAA
- a CDS encoding thiamine pyrophosphate-dependent enzyme has translation MDIIAIIDKVQQLETKAKTRPKDDEPLKEYSGKTPKQLRGMLYTMLKARRVEREEKLLLRKGYNRFFIGCGGKELADVCFADNLRKDDPWVGYYRNKAFDLHRGSTLEDKMLEAIGDARGRNKGMQIPAHPGYPDMAILPQSSPTGGHALEAAGLSEAIKHPLPISKQSHIPGGAYPTDAITVCSIGEGSTSESEFSRAVFYAAFYKTRFIAAIYNCGWAISVSVEEQFPEGDPTTPYEGYQRFGLKIMQADGTDIKDCLAKVAEAIEYTRGGNGPVLMNIRTTREGSHSGSDDQSFYMDPVEQDWHTYNDCILKTANTLIEDNIVTGAEIAAMWDELDRKITEESQKAVSTFQPKTTELIQKYVYTYNFDDAKTTWKKFRDASNVDRKAKFKEFHEKGYFSTPELPENVGPMTMRFAINYTLFDLFLLSEDVLMFGEDVADFSGHMIEEIEKQSKLKGKGGVFLVSKNLQREFGNNRCFNTPLDEAGILGRASGHVYQGRRPIPEIQFLDYMSPAYQVLKDRIATTYQRSGGLFKMPMTIRTTYGGYKQGAGAFWHSEGNLGTWMNIPSLLIAVPSNAYDAAGLLKTAWATDDPVLFCESVALYNRRDWEGVPIETRVPEIDELIPFGVAKVYDEDNTDIGIITYGATFQMARKAAELVKEKGIKVRVVDLRTVKPMDEETILQTAKDCGKVLVVTEDRFPGGAAGTISSVITRGEGLYYLEAPVKLVTAIDARVAYGVDGDNACLPNVDKITAAIEDLHHNY, from the coding sequence TTGGATATTATCGCAATCATAGACAAGGTTCAGCAACTTGAAACCAAAGCTAAGACCAGACCCAAAGATGACGAACCGCTAAAAGAATACTCGGGCAAGACCCCCAAACAGCTTCGCGGCATGCTCTACACCATGCTCAAGGCAAGGCGGGTGGAGCGCGAGGAGAAATTGCTCCTTCGCAAAGGATACAACCGTTTTTTTATCGGTTGTGGCGGCAAGGAACTGGCCGATGTCTGCTTTGCCGATAACCTTCGCAAAGACGACCCCTGGGTCGGATATTACCGTAACAAGGCTTTCGATCTTCACCGCGGCTCCACCCTCGAAGATAAAATGCTGGAGGCGATCGGCGACGCCCGCGGGCGAAACAAAGGCATGCAAATACCGGCGCACCCCGGCTATCCCGACATGGCCATTCTTCCTCAGTCGTCGCCCACCGGCGGTCACGCCCTCGAGGCGGCCGGACTCAGTGAAGCGATAAAACATCCTTTGCCGATATCCAAGCAATCACATATTCCCGGCGGCGCCTACCCGACTGACGCCATAACGGTCTGCAGCATCGGCGAAGGCTCCACTTCGGAATCCGAATTCTCTCGCGCTGTCTTTTATGCCGCCTTTTATAAGACCCGGTTCATCGCCGCCATTTACAACTGCGGCTGGGCGATCTCTGTCTCGGTAGAAGAACAATTCCCCGAGGGTGATCCTACAACACCTTACGAGGGGTACCAAAGATTTGGCCTGAAGATAATGCAAGCCGATGGTACCGACATCAAGGACTGCTTGGCCAAAGTAGCCGAAGCGATAGAATACACCCGTGGGGGAAACGGTCCGGTGCTCATGAATATTCGCACCACCCGCGAAGGTTCGCACTCGGGTTCCGATGACCAGTCGTTTTATATGGATCCGGTCGAACAGGACTGGCACACCTATAATGATTGCATTCTCAAGACCGCCAATACGCTTATCGAAGATAATATCGTGACCGGCGCGGAGATCGCCGCCATGTGGGATGAACTTGACAGGAAAATCACCGAAGAGTCCCAGAAGGCGGTCTCGACTTTTCAGCCCAAGACAACCGAGCTCATTCAGAAGTATGTCTACACATACAATTTCGATGATGCTAAGACGACCTGGAAGAAATTCAGAGACGCGTCAAATGTTGACCGAAAGGCGAAATTCAAGGAGTTCCACGAAAAAGGCTATTTCAGCACGCCGGAACTGCCCGAAAACGTTGGCCCGATGACCATGAGATTCGCCATCAACTACACTCTCTTTGACCTGTTTCTTCTTTCAGAGGATGTTCTTATGTTTGGCGAGGATGTCGCTGATTTCTCAGGTCACATGATTGAAGAGATAGAAAAACAATCCAAGCTCAAAGGGAAGGGCGGCGTATTCCTGGTTTCGAAAAATCTGCAGCGTGAATTCGGCAACAACCGTTGCTTTAACACGCCGCTCGATGAAGCCGGAATTCTCGGTCGGGCGTCCGGGCACGTTTACCAGGGAAGACGGCCGATACCGGAGATTCAATTTCTGGATTATATGTCGCCGGCTTATCAGGTGCTCAAGGATCGTATCGCGACGACCTATCAAAGGTCGGGCGGTCTGTTTAAGATGCCGATGACGATCAGGACAACCTACGGCGGCTATAAACAGGGTGCGGGAGCTTTCTGGCATTCCGAGGGTAATCTCGGCACGTGGATGAATATCCCGAGTCTTCTGATAGCGGTGCCCTCGAATGCCTACGATGCCGCCGGGCTTTTAAAGACAGCCTGGGCTACCGACGATCCGGTCCTGTTCTGTGAATCGGTCGCCCTGTATAACAGGCGTGACTGGGAAGGCGTCCCGATCGAGACTCGCGTTCCGGAAATCGACGAACTTATCCCGTTCGGTGTCGCGAAAGTATATGACGAAGACAACACCGATATCGGCATAATCACCTACGGCGCTACCTTCCAGATGGCCCGCAAGGCGGCTGAACTTGTCAAGGAGAAGGGGATCAAGGTTCGGGTGGTAGACCTGCGTACGGTCAAACCGATGGACGAAGAGACTATCCTTCAGACCGCCAAGGACTGCGGCAAAGTGCTTGTCGTAACCGAGGACCGATTCCCCGGTGGAGCCGCCGGCACTATTTCGTCGGTCATCACGCGCGGCGAGGGCCTGTATTATCTGGAGGCTCCTGTCAAACTGGTGACGGCGATCGATGCCAGAGTGGCATACGGTGTCGATGGCGACAACGCCTGTCTGCCCAATGTGGACAAGATCACGGCGGCTATCGAGGACCTGCACCACAACTATTGA
- a CDS encoding flippase, whose protein sequence is MVAIGQQLVRNILSSWGGYLIRLIITFFFVPYIASVFGDARYGVWVIIFQTINYFSLLDIGLTSALTRYISRHLSERDYDKINRILSTSNLLYFVVGSIVFGGIYLFVTFFFGYFKIGDPALITEGKNALLILGAFMAFNFYLLPFGNSLAGFQRHDITRVLAIIEEIVRVLIMVWLLKLGYGLVALALVILSVSVAKHIAGVIWLRKLHPQVRFLLGKSDAATVKMLLGYSRVSFGITIGWLIMFNTDTFLLGILSSSVAAGVYNPGAQLMLYLRNIINSIGTPLMPAISHIEASGDIEKVSDVYLRGIKYISYLSFLLGVGVVVFARPFVNLWLPPEFAEAADVMMILAFGTSVFLPQIIGNSVLFGIGQHRYILYTLIAESAVKIILSIILIPRYNLIGMALANAVPQVVFYLTLYPYFMSVALRLPLGQILRTFAVSASLAVVVAAPVSLILRTYVIPASWISLAFDVIAVALVASVPAYFILEPDDRRKFVAFFKRH, encoded by the coding sequence TTGGTCGCGATTGGTCAGCAGCTCGTTCGAAATATCCTGTCTTCCTGGGGCGGATATTTAATACGACTGATCATCACCTTCTTCTTTGTCCCATATATAGCCTCGGTATTCGGGGATGCCCGCTACGGCGTCTGGGTGATAATATTTCAGACTATCAATTACTTCTCTCTGCTCGATATCGGTCTCACCTCGGCGCTGACAAGGTACATTTCCCGCCACCTTTCCGAACGCGATTACGATAAAATCAACCGGATACTGAGTACATCGAACCTGCTCTATTTCGTGGTGGGCTCGATTGTATTCGGCGGAATCTACCTGTTCGTAACATTCTTTTTCGGTTATTTCAAAATCGGCGATCCGGCCCTGATCACTGAAGGCAAAAACGCGCTTTTGATTCTCGGAGCCTTCATGGCCTTTAACTTCTATCTGCTGCCGTTCGGCAATTCGCTGGCCGGATTTCAGAGACACGACATTACACGCGTACTGGCGATAATCGAAGAAATCGTCCGCGTGCTCATAATGGTCTGGTTGCTCAAATTAGGGTATGGCCTGGTGGCGCTGGCACTGGTAATATTGTCGGTCAGTGTCGCCAAACATATCGCCGGAGTCATCTGGCTAAGGAAACTTCATCCGCAAGTGCGATTCTTGCTTGGCAAGTCCGATGCGGCCACCGTCAAAATGTTGCTGGGCTATTCCAGAGTCTCGTTCGGGATCACCATCGGATGGCTGATCATGTTCAACACCGACACGTTCCTTCTCGGAATACTCAGTTCTTCGGTTGCCGCCGGAGTGTACAATCCGGGGGCGCAGTTGATGCTGTACCTGCGCAATATCATAAACTCCATTGGAACGCCGCTGATGCCGGCCATATCGCACATCGAGGCATCGGGCGATATCGAAAAGGTGAGCGATGTCTATCTGAGGGGAATCAAATATATCTCCTACCTGTCATTTCTGCTCGGTGTCGGGGTAGTGGTTTTTGCTCGCCCGTTTGTGAACCTCTGGCTCCCCCCCGAATTTGCGGAAGCTGCTGATGTAATGATGATTCTCGCCTTCGGCACCTCTGTATTTCTTCCCCAGATAATCGGCAACTCTGTTCTGTTCGGCATCGGGCAGCATCGCTATATCCTCTACACCCTGATCGCCGAGTCGGCGGTAAAGATTATCCTGTCGATTATCCTGATACCGAGATACAATCTAATCGGTATGGCGCTGGCCAATGCGGTTCCTCAAGTAGTCTTCTACCTGACGCTGTACCCCTACTTCATGTCAGTGGCTTTGCGGCTTCCACTCGGACAGATTTTACGGACCTTCGCTGTCTCGGCCTCTCTGGCGGTCGTGGTGGCGGCGCCGGTGTCACTGATTCTGCGCACATATGTAATCCCGGCGAGCTGGATCAGTCTGGCTTTCGATGTTATCGCGGTGGCTTTGGTGGCGTCGGTGCCGGCATATTTCATTCTCGAACCGGACGATCGGCGCAAGTTCGTTGCCTTTTTCAAACGTCATTAA
- a CDS encoding tetratricopeptide repeat protein: MSGLIRNSFFTVLLTAFFVVTSISSGISQDIDPGIEEALKAGDTAKAINLIDADISLDPSNPWNYYFKGMIYFNRGKYSQAAKEFEAALDKRGKHYESLYQLGLCYLNMGELDKAEKAMEEGRKKDKKNKHRFEDGYGLVMLAKQNWQEADRAFRQALVDDSLNPMYHIHLGDANFYQGVPALAIIEYEKALQVDTAGLEVYYHWAEACLEMKDYTCAIEKLRIVLTKDSTHAPAWMRAGGIYFKAGLSSRTRQDRIDRFRDAIGSYKRYVELSGAEPDSSNVRVFFELAMAYTNLNGFEDAAENFEKVLAIPMEPRDVYFHYGKALWYNKNFEKAAEMLKKHLEWVDAQGEGVNTGVDKAEVYQYLGDSYFYRDPKDFVSAVDWYKKSYDLNTDQKRVVQNIAVAYHSLKSYSQAIEFYNKRIAFGIDSSSSSIYKNAGYCALNIANGSGGAEDDIDELDEDLGDSPVDNGIDPNVNYYQVAVDYLVNYMEFNKDDLSVQEAIANTYLYQLQDCTNGVEHFEKVLVMDPNNCGANKALGYAYFGGVCTKNYTKALGYLTKAQTCLAASSGECSDVPLILWIAQAYHLRAVEKTEAKQDATDDFRNAHTWYVQCLKCEPNNKDAKLGKDQTEYEF, from the coding sequence TTGAGTGGTCTCATCAGGAACAGCTTTTTTACCGTCCTTTTGACCGCTTTTTTTGTGGTCACAAGTATCTCTTCGGGCATCTCGCAGGACATTGATCCCGGGATCGAGGAAGCCCTTAAGGCGGGGGATACCGCGAAGGCTATTAACCTTATTGATGCGGATATTTCCCTGGACCCTTCCAACCCCTGGAATTACTACTTTAAAGGCATGATTTATTTTAATCGTGGCAAGTACAGCCAGGCCGCCAAGGAGTTCGAAGCCGCCTTGGATAAAAGGGGCAAACACTATGAATCTCTTTATCAGTTGGGTCTGTGTTATCTAAATATGGGCGAGCTCGACAAAGCGGAAAAGGCCATGGAAGAAGGGCGCAAAAAGGACAAAAAGAACAAACATCGCTTTGAAGACGGTTACGGTTTGGTGATGCTTGCCAAGCAGAACTGGCAGGAAGCTGATCGGGCTTTCCGACAGGCTCTGGTCGATGATTCGCTGAATCCGATGTATCATATTCATCTGGGCGACGCCAACTTCTACCAGGGTGTCCCGGCCCTGGCCATCATTGAGTACGAGAAGGCTCTTCAGGTTGATACTGCCGGGCTGGAAGTTTACTATCACTGGGCCGAAGCCTGTCTGGAGATGAAGGACTATACTTGCGCTATCGAGAAACTTCGAATCGTGCTCACCAAGGACAGCACCCATGCTCCGGCCTGGATGAGAGCCGGCGGCATCTATTTCAAGGCGGGTCTTTCCTCGCGTACCCGTCAGGATCGCATCGACCGTTTCCGCGACGCTATAGGTTCGTATAAAAGGTATGTGGAGCTCTCGGGGGCCGAACCGGATTCTTCCAACGTTCGCGTGTTTTTCGAACTGGCTATGGCCTACACGAATTTGAATGGTTTTGAAGACGCCGCCGAGAATTTCGAAAAAGTCCTCGCTATTCCGATGGAGCCGCGCGATGTCTATTTCCATTATGGCAAAGCTCTGTGGTATAACAAGAATTTTGAAAAGGCCGCCGAGATGCTCAAAAAGCATCTTGAGTGGGTTGACGCCCAGGGTGAAGGCGTTAACACCGGCGTGGACAAAGCCGAGGTTTACCAGTATCTGGGCGATAGTTATTTCTATCGCGACCCTAAAGACTTCGTGTCGGCCGTGGACTGGTACAAAAAGTCGTACGACCTGAATACGGACCAGAAGCGTGTCGTTCAAAACATAGCCGTTGCCTACCACAGTCTCAAGAGCTACTCTCAGGCGATTGAATTCTACAATAAGCGAATCGCTTTTGGAATCGACTCGAGTTCCTCTTCCATTTATAAGAACGCCGGCTATTGCGCTCTCAACATAGCCAACGGCTCAGGTGGCGCGGAAGACGATATTGATGAGCTTGATGAGGACCTGGGTGACAGCCCCGTTGATAACGGTATTGACCCCAATGTCAACTACTATCAGGTCGCTGTGGACTATCTGGTCAATTACATGGAATTCAACAAGGACGACCTCAGCGTTCAGGAAGCCATCGCCAACACCTATCTCTACCAGCTCCAGGATTGTACCAACGGAGTCGAGCACTTTGAGAAGGTTCTGGTTATGGACCCAAACAATTGTGGCGCCAACAAGGCTCTTGGTTATGCCTATTTCGGCGGTGTCTGCACCAAGAATTATACCAAGGCCCTCGGTTACCTGACCAAAGCTCAGACCTGCCTCGCTGCTTCCAGCGGTGAATGCTCCGATGTTCCTCTTATCCTGTGGATAGCCCAGGCCTATCACCTGAGGGCGGTGGAGAAGACCGAAGCGAAGCAGGATGCGACGGATGATTTTCGTAATGCACACACCTGGTATGTTCAGTGTCTTAAGTGTGAACCTAACAATAAAGACGCCAAACTGGGCAAGGATCAGACCGAATACGAATTTTAA
- a CDS encoding MotA/TolQ/ExbB proton channel family protein has translation MVKQTIFVTLNAIVAFAIGFGLWYGVFRTSDNPIVHSIYQGGPLVVVLIMILCMLIVFVIERYMSLYGVAKGKSSVQVFFKKLVTLIQNDDLDGALAACDKQRGTTANVLRAGIDRYREVKGNSAMDAEKKIQLTQSAIEEANALEGPLLERNLIALSTIASIATMVGLLGTTIGMIRAFAATGNVEGGVIDATQLAVGISEALVNTAGGLVSGILGIFFYNFFVNKVDAFNYTTDEATFEIMQILKEKEGI, from the coding sequence GTGGTTAAACAAACGATTTTCGTCACTCTTAACGCAATCGTTGCTTTCGCGATAGGCTTTGGCCTGTGGTATGGAGTGTTTAGAACATCAGACAATCCCATCGTTCACTCGATCTATCAGGGCGGACCGCTCGTGGTGGTTCTGATTATGATCCTTTGTATGCTCATAGTCTTTGTTATCGAGCGCTACATGTCCCTGTATGGCGTCGCCAAGGGAAAGAGCTCGGTCCAGGTGTTCTTCAAGAAGCTGGTCACGCTTATTCAGAATGACGATCTCGATGGCGCCCTGGCTGCCTGCGACAAGCAGCGCGGCACGACCGCCAACGTCCTGAGAGCCGGCATCGACCGCTACCGCGAAGTCAAAGGCAACAGCGCGATGGATGCTGAGAAGAAGATTCAGCTGACGCAGTCGGCTATCGAAGAAGCCAACGCCCTCGAGGGACCGCTTCTTGAGCGTAATCTTATCGCCCTCTCGACCATTGCTTCGATCGCGACCATGGTTGGACTTCTGGGAACGACTATCGGTATGATTCGCGCCTTTGCCGCTACCGGTAACGTTGAAGGCGGCGTTATCGACGCCACCCAGCTGGCCGTTGGTATTTCCGAGGCTCTGGTTAACACCGCCGGTGGACTCGTCTCCGGTATTCTCGGAATCTTTTTCTACAATTTCTTTGTTAATAAGGTAGATGCCTTTAACTATACGACCGACGAGGCGACCTTTGAAATCATGCAGATTCTGAAGGAAAAAGAAGGAATCTAA
- a CDS encoding biopolymer transporter ExbD produces the protein MATKKKRRISIRIDMTPMVDIAFLLLIFYMATTQFKPPEARAVDLPQSHSQIELPDKDIINITVTKYDSIYVDYVEKRTIDIEGQEVETKVRIVKTTDTYNVSGEINRARAKNYRALIVIKADEKASFGIMQDVMRSMQENHLERFLIITDHEVEVGGGTGEEEA, from the coding sequence ATGGCAACCAAGAAGAAACGGCGCATTTCTATCAGGATCGATATGACTCCGATGGTGGATATCGCCTTCTTGCTTCTGATCTTCTATATGGCGACCACGCAGTTCAAGCCACCGGAAGCGAGGGCTGTGGATCTGCCGCAATCGCATTCGCAGATTGAGTTGCCGGATAAAGATATTATCAATATCACCGTGACCAAGTACGACTCCATTTACGTGGACTACGTCGAAAAGCGTACTATCGATATCGAGGGCCAGGAGGTGGAAACCAAGGTCCGTATCGTCAAGACGACCGACACGTACAATGTCTCGGGTGAGATTAACCGGGCCAGAGCTAAAAACTACAGGGCGCTGATTGTGATCAAGGCCGATGAAAAGGCCAGCTTCGGCATCATGCAGGATGTAATGCGGTCCATGCAGGAAAACCACCTCGAACGCTTCCTGATTATCACCGATCACGAAGTTGAAGTCGGCGGTGGGACCGGTGAAGAAGAGGCTTAA
- a CDS encoding biopolymer transporter ExbD — protein sequence MAGEVAERAPKGGKKGLRRPKRRISIRIDMTPMVDIAFLLLIFYMVTTVFSMPQAMEINLPPIEQEEDIEVAESNLLSIRVDADGRFWWNLKTPTPDNLPILLPSAPLSADDTVKYRLDSDTLRSLLMAQNLENPKLNTLILIHRDGSYGDMVDILDEIDFLERGWNRNIADRLGVKIEEIPKDEKFSYRYAIGKWEDRDNKVIEAAVVQAQGRGELQ from the coding sequence ATGGCCGGTGAAGTTGCAGAACGGGCACCGAAAGGCGGAAAAAAGGGATTAAGAAGGCCCAAGCGAAGAATCTCTATCCGTATCGATATGACACCGATGGTTGACATCGCTTTCCTTCTGTTGATCTTCTACATGGTTACGACCGTGTTCTCGATGCCCCAGGCTATGGAAATTAACCTGCCTCCCATCGAGCAGGAAGAGGATATCGAGGTTGCCGAGTCGAACCTTCTGTCGATTCGCGTCGATGCCGACGGTCGCTTCTGGTGGAATCTGAAAACGCCGACGCCGGATAATCTGCCCATACTGTTGCCTTCAGCTCCTCTCAGCGCCGATGATACGGTTAAATACCGTCTTGATTCGGACACTCTCAGGAGCCTTTTGATGGCACAGAACCTTGAGAATCCCAAACTCAATACACTGATTCTCATCCATCGGGACGGAAGTTACGGCGATATGGTTGATATCCTCGACGAAATCGACTTTCTCGAACGCGGTTGGAACCGTAACATTGCCGACCGGTTGGGCGTAAAGATCGAAGAAATTCCCAAAGATGAGAAATTCTCGTATCGTTATGCCATCGGCAAATGGGAAGATCGAGATAATAAGGTCATTGAAGCTGCCGTGGTTCAGGCACAAGGAAGGGGTGAATTACAATGA
- a CDS encoding energy transducer TonB, with protein sequence MTTPNALYSPYGAFELKARYQFNFMLGTLITVAAVAAILLTFWIINKMGEDDLEAIDLSAKVIKTVADLGPPPSVAKKPPQVKVDQPQVAAPKVGIPKPVADDEAIDEDVVLATRDELAEIVAPDIAAVNEGDGNIVIDIAEDDYLPAPDEFVPVEIYPEMIFQQAPEYPRLAKQAGITGVVWVRALVDKEGNVRNSMVHKSSGTASLDEAAVAAAYKNKFKPGIQNGRPVNCWVSYKVVFELDT encoded by the coding sequence ATGACAACCCCAAATGCATTGTACTCGCCGTACGGAGCTTTTGAGCTGAAGGCCCGCTACCAGTTTAATTTCATGCTGGGAACGCTCATTACAGTGGCTGCTGTTGCGGCCATCCTTCTCACCTTCTGGATTATCAACAAGATGGGAGAGGATGACCTCGAGGCCATCGATTTGAGCGCCAAGGTGATTAAAACCGTAGCGGATCTGGGACCACCGCCCAGCGTGGCCAAAAAGCCGCCGCAGGTGAAGGTGGATCAGCCGCAGGTGGCTGCCCCGAAAGTGGGTATCCCCAAGCCGGTTGCCGACGATGAAGCTATCGACGAGGATGTCGTCTTGGCTACTCGTGACGAGCTGGCGGAGATCGTGGCTCCGGATATAGCTGCTGTGAACGAAGGCGACGGTAATATCGTTATCGATATCGCTGAGGACGATTATCTGCCGGCGCCGGACGAGTTCGTTCCGGTGGAAATCTATCCGGAGATGATTTTCCAGCAGGCCCCCGAATACCCGCGACTGGCCAAACAGGCCGGTATCACCGGTGTCGTGTGGGTCCGCGCTCTGGTCGACAAGGAAGGTAATGTGCGCAATTCCATGGTGCACAAATCTTCCGGAACCGCTTCGCTCGATGAAGCCGCCGTCGCGGCCGCGTACAAAAACAAATTCAAACCCGGCATTCAAAACGGTCGTCCCGTCAACTGCTGGGTGAGCTATAAAGTCGTGTTCGAGCTCGATACTTAA